Proteins encoded together in one uncultured Desulfosarcina sp. window:
- a CDS encoding helix-turn-helix transcriptional regulator — translation MVEDKFANALVAGALLKSYREKRNLSQSDVAQQLGYRNVNFISMIESGKSNIPIARIIDVLNAYQIEAEMALALVKKLQPEIWQLFKHMITTNPELLKKKFGEIEDDLDKKFGRVLKEYGLGV, via the coding sequence ATGGTCGAAGATAAATTTGCGAATGCATTGGTGGCAGGTGCACTTCTTAAATCATATCGGGAAAAACGCAATCTTTCTCAAAGCGACGTTGCGCAGCAGCTTGGTTATCGAAATGTGAATTTTATCAGTATGATCGAATCCGGTAAATCGAATATCCCAATTGCCAGAATTATCGATGTTCTGAATGCTTATCAGATTGAAGCTGAAATGGCTCTTGCCTTGGTTAAGAAACTTCAACCTGAGATTTGGCAACTGTTCAAACATATGATTACAACGAATCCTGAACTTCTTAAAAAGAAATTCGGAGAAATTGAAGATGATCTCGACAAGAAGTTTGGGCGAGTACTTAAAGAGTATGGTTTGGGAGTATAG
- a CDS encoding PHP domain-containing protein: MMLNQDLHIHTTYSTGDSAIVPEQTVALVASVKHAGIIGISDHFEYLLGGFFDGYAREVRGAGLKVGTEVDGHEWAKEATKYDFDYYIVHCRDRDADYRCLETLLTTGMPVIVAHPNAFDTDLKRVPSECLIEINNRYVWRTDWKKYYTPHKDRFKFVIGSDAHQPNWLGQSMAQYAAVQLGIEEHLVF, encoded by the coding sequence ATGATGCTTAATCAGGATTTACACATCCACACCACCTACTCCACCGGCGACAGCGCCATCGTGCCCGAACAGACCGTTGCGCTGGTGGCATCCGTGAAACATGCAGGTATCATAGGCATCAGCGATCACTTCGAATATCTGCTGGGCGGGTTTTTCGATGGCTATGCCCGGGAAGTCCGCGGTGCCGGCCTGAAGGTCGGTACCGAAGTGGATGGCCACGAATGGGCCAAAGAAGCGACGAAGTACGATTTCGATTATTACATCGTCCACTGCCGGGACCGGGATGCCGATTACCGCTGCCTGGAAACATTGCTCACGACCGGGATGCCGGTCATCGTGGCCCACCCGAATGCCTTCGACACCGATCTGAAACGGGTACCTTCCGAATGTTTGATCGAGATCAATAACCGCTATGTCTGGCGGACCGACTGGAAAAAATATTATACCCCCCACAAAGACCGCTTTAAATTTGTCATCGGCTCCGATGCCCACCAACCCAACTGGCTCGGCCAGTCCATGGCCCAATACGCTGCCGTCCAACTCGGCATCGAGGAACACCTGGTTTTTTGA
- a CDS encoding cache domain-containing protein — MRKFAEFALPAFLVVALFGITVFFFILPRLEATILASRQSSVRELVRSIEYLLNTYQEDVDNGLLDLAEAQNRALRRIRSFRYGIDMDNYFWVSDLKGRFHMHPIRPDLVNQDFDTITDPQARQFLQKSIDVATRQKSGFIEYMWKNRPDETRTHSKLAYVSLFEPWKWVIGSGLYYDDVRDEIAALTRDLTLVGIGVLLFSALLSGYLTWRGLIVRKEQRRAEKALQQSEMRFRNLFMMSPVPMILVDRKIGIVEVNEQFTQIVGYTRDDLSIRGKWWELAYPDPVYRQSAISAWQTAVHDTLENNTIVEPFENNVACKDGRTRTMLTGASTIEKNILVSFLDITDRKEEESERRKNLELLKATFNATPDGMLAITSKGGIIHANQKFYEMWRIPESLRQDTNIINYLKVVKNQLKNPEILRDKFEVLYRGNSINHFSEILFKDGSVFERFFSPIILNEEELGSVWYFRDVTERKKSEAERQELQEQFLQSQKLEAVGILAGGVAHDFNNMLGAIIGYAEMGLEKDDLSETAHKYFGRILDAGQRSASLTRQLLAFARKQTVSPKVMDLSTLVAGMLNMLRRLIGENIELVWQPANTPCTVKMDPGQLDQILANLCVNAKDAISEAGVITITTTLTTFDEATCASYLDCDPGKYVQLTVSDNGCGMDKETAARIFEPFFTTKGLGRGTGLGLSTIYGIVKQNKGFIKLYSEPDTGSTFKIFFPYHAGDAVEEIARPDEDLPKSHGETILLVEDDPILQEICEIMLRDLGYTILSAGTPGEAIKLAEENRDRIQLLITDVIMPEMNGPELAARLIAIVPETKHLYMSGYTANIIASQGLLDDNVNFIQKPFSLSGLALKVRQILDDEA; from the coding sequence TTGAGAAAATTCGCTGAATTTGCCTTGCCGGCATTCCTGGTTGTTGCTCTTTTCGGCATCACCGTTTTCTTTTTCATTCTTCCGCGACTGGAAGCAACCATCCTGGCCAGCAGGCAATCCTCCGTTCGCGAACTGGTTCGCTCCATCGAATATCTGCTGAACACCTATCAAGAAGATGTCGACAATGGTCTGCTCGATCTGGCCGAGGCGCAAAATCGTGCGCTGCGGAGAATCCGATCGTTCAGGTACGGGATCGACATGGATAACTATTTTTGGGTCAGCGATCTGAAGGGCCGCTTTCACATGCACCCCATCCGTCCGGACCTGGTCAATCAGGATTTCGATACGATCACGGATCCTCAGGCGCGGCAATTTCTTCAGAAAAGTATCGATGTCGCCACCCGCCAGAAAAGCGGTTTCATCGAATACATGTGGAAAAATCGGCCGGATGAGACCCGAACACATTCAAAACTTGCCTATGTTTCTTTATTCGAGCCATGGAAATGGGTTATCGGTTCCGGTCTTTACTACGACGATGTTAGAGATGAAATCGCCGCGTTGACGCGTGATCTCACCTTGGTCGGCATCGGGGTCCTGCTGTTTTCGGCGCTTCTCAGCGGGTATCTGACCTGGCGCGGTCTAATCGTCAGAAAGGAGCAAAGAAGAGCCGAAAAGGCGCTGCAGCAAAGTGAAATGCGGTTTCGCAATCTATTCATGATGTCTCCGGTCCCCATGATTCTCGTCGACCGAAAAATCGGAATTGTCGAAGTGAACGAACAATTTACGCAGATTGTCGGTTATACCCGCGATGATTTGTCGATCAGAGGAAAATGGTGGGAACTGGCCTACCCGGATCCGGTTTATCGGCAATCCGCCATATCCGCCTGGCAAACCGCGGTTCACGATACACTGGAAAATAACACGATTGTGGAGCCTTTTGAGAACAACGTAGCCTGTAAGGACGGAAGAACGAGAACCATGTTGACCGGAGCAAGCACGATCGAAAAAAACATCCTGGTGAGCTTTCTCGATATTACCGACCGTAAGGAAGAGGAATCCGAAAGGCGCAAGAACCTGGAGCTTCTCAAGGCCACCTTTAATGCCACGCCCGACGGCATGTTGGCGATCACCAGTAAAGGCGGGATCATCCATGCCAACCAGAAATTTTACGAAATGTGGCGAATCCCCGAATCGCTTCGGCAGGATACGAATATTATAAACTATTTGAAGGTCGTCAAAAATCAATTAAAAAATCCGGAAATCTTAAGAGATAAATTCGAGGTCCTATATAGAGGCAATTCCATAAATCATTTTTCGGAAATTTTATTTAAGGACGGCAGCGTCTTCGAGCGTTTTTTCTCTCCGATTATTCTTAACGAAGAGGAATTGGGCAGTGTATGGTATTTCAGGGATGTCACCGAGCGAAAAAAGAGCGAAGCCGAGCGCCAGGAGCTTCAGGAGCAATTCCTCCAATCGCAGAAATTGGAGGCCGTCGGGATTCTGGCCGGCGGAGTGGCCCACGATTTCAACAATATGCTTGGCGCCATCATCGGATATGCTGAAATGGGATTGGAAAAGGATGATCTTTCCGAAACGGCGCATAAATATTTCGGTCGAATCCTCGACGCCGGCCAGCGCTCCGCCAGCCTCACCCGTCAGCTATTAGCCTTCGCCCGCAAGCAGACCGTCTCTCCGAAAGTTATGGATCTGAGTACATTGGTGGCCGGCATGCTCAATATGCTGCGGCGGTTGATCGGTGAGAATATCGAACTGGTTTGGCAGCCTGCAAATACGCCATGCACCGTAAAAATGGATCCAGGCCAACTCGACCAGATTCTGGCCAATTTATGCGTCAATGCCAAGGATGCCATCTCGGAAGCGGGCGTAATTACGATCACGACAACCTTGACCACTTTCGATGAGGCCACCTGCGCTTCCTATCTCGACTGCGACCCCGGCAAGTACGTCCAGTTGACGGTCAGCGACAACGGTTGCGGCATGGACAAGGAAACGGCAGCACGAATTTTTGAGCCCTTCTTTACCACCAAAGGTTTGGGACGGGGAACGGGCCTGGGCCTTTCCACAATTTACGGCATCGTCAAGCAAAACAAAGGGTTCATTAAACTCTACAGCGAACCGGATACCGGATCGACCTTCAAGATTTTTTTCCCGTATCATGCCGGCGACGCCGTGGAAGAAATTGCCCGGCCCGATGAAGATCTCCCCAAAAGCCACGGTGAAACCATTCTCCTCGTGGAAGACGATCCCATTCTTCAGGAAATATGTGAAATCATGCTCCGTGACCTGGGGTACACCATTCTATCCGCAGGGACACCCGGCGAAGCGATCAAACTGGCAGAGGAAAACCGCGACCGCATCCAACTCTTGATTACCGATGTGATCATGCCGGAAATGAACGGCCCGGAACTGGCAGCCCGCCTGATCGCCATCGTTCCCGAGACAAAACACCTTTACATGTCCGGCTATACGGCCAACATCATTGCCAGCCAGGGCCTCCTTGACGACAACGTCAATTTTATTCAGAAGCCGTTCTCGCTCAGTGGGCTGGCGCTGAAAGTCAGGCAAATCCTTGACGATGAGGCATGA